The genomic window TATCTCGCACTTTTGCAAACATTCATACAAATATTTTTAATTTTATAAAATCCTTATTACATTATATAAGGATTTTATAAAATTATATTGTCAAGAATGTGTAGTTTTGTGCTTTTTTAGTGCAAAGCTTGTGCGAAAATTGATAAAAATTGTAAAAAAGGAATGCTTTTAGCATACAAAATCTAATAAAATATTGTAAAAAGGCTAGACAATGAGGAAGATTCATAGTCTTGTATTGATTGTGTTATTTGGCTTAGCACAGGGTTGTGCGAATAATGCGAAAGGGAGCAGGGCAGATTCTTATCCTTTAGAATCTATGGTAGAAGTCTCTCAAAATACGCAAGAAGAATTGCAAAATATGCAGAAAACACTTCAAAATGCATATGTCGCACAAAATACGCAAGAGGAACTAGAGAAGGCATATAACGCGTGGCAAAATGGTGAGTTTAGCAAAGCCATAAGGCTTTATGAAAATGCTTGTTATGATGGCAATATGGGTGCGTGCCACGCTATTGGGACTTTGTATTTTCAAGGGAGCGGTGTCGCACAAAACTACTCTATGAGTGCGAGCTACTACAATAAGGCGTGTGAGGGGGGATTTATGATGTCGTGTAGCTCACTTGGAATCTTGCATCATTTTGGCTTGGGTGTGAGGCAGGATTATGCCTTAGCACTTGAGCTCTACACAAATGCGTGTCAAAGCGGCTATGGTAGGGCGTGTAACAACTTGGGTGTGATGTTTGAAGAGGGCTTGGGTGTCAAAACAGACTATAAACAGGCGGGGGTGTATTATGCAGACGCGTGTTTAGCAAGGGACGATAGAGCGTGTTTCAATCTCGCTGATTTGCTATATGAGGGCAAGGGTATGAAAAAAAATATACACAGGGCAATGGAATTTTATGGTTTGGCTTGTGATTTTGGTATGCAAGAGGGCTGCGAGGCGTATAAGCATATCAAACTTAAGGGGGGTGGCAAATGAGAATCTTAGCAATACTTTGTGTAGCCTTAAGTATGGGTTTTGGCGCATATTTAGCCGATGAAAATATGAATGAGTATGAAAGTATGGAAATGCGTCAAAGACTTGCGCCATATCTTTCTAGTTGCTATGAGGGCATACCCGGGGATTGCTATATGGCTGCGCACGAGTATATGAAAGGTGAAAATGGTGTGCAGTGGTATTCTAAGGCGGCTATTTACTACAAAATGGCGTGTGATGGCGGTGTGCTTAAAGCGTGTAGCAATCTTGGGATTTTATATCAAAATGGACTTGGCGTGAAGCAAAGCTATGATGTGAGTGTACAACTCTACCGCTTGGCTTGTTCGCGTGCGGAGGCTGATGGCTGTAATAATCTCGGGGTGTTAAGCGAGGAGGGAATATTTGTGAGTAAAAACTACACAGATGCTCTCACTTTGTATCATCGCGCGTGTATGGGCGGAAGTGTCGCCGGGTGTATGAATCTAGGAGAGATGTATGAAAAAGGCAAGGGTGTGGCAAGGAATAAAGAAGTGGCACTTGAATTTTACGCACAGGCGTGTTATATGGGCTATCAACCCGGTTGCGAGATGTATAATAGCAAGAGATAGGATTTAGAATATTCTTAGAATTTTGGCTTTTTAGATGCTTTGTATTGTATTTAACAACTTGTTGAGAATCTTTCAATAGGAGTTTTGTGTGTGGGGTGGCAAACCACAAACACATTTTGTGTATTTTTTCTCCCCTCCCTCCTAAATAAAAAACAAGGATTCTAAAAATTTGCAAAAACTCTCAAATATGCCAATAAAAAAATGAAATATAGAAACTTTATTTACAACAAAAGCTAAAAATACATTCTTAATCCAAACATATACGCAGGTCTAAAATATTGCGCGGTATCATTTTTTAGTGTCCTTACACTTGCTAGAAGCGCGAGATTTTGCACGAGATTCACACTTATACTACTATCGAGCTGGTGGCTAAAATGTCGCGTGTCATATGCCTTAAACTTATATTCAAGCGTGGCTTTGAGGCGGTTATTATCGCTCAACACGAGTCCCACGACTTGACTTAGTGCAAAGTCGGCTTGTTTAGAGGTATTGACAAAAAATGTTGGTTCAAGGAGGTAATATCCATAGCCGAGATTCCATAGGTTGACAGATGCGCCACCGCCAAATGCCGCAAAGTAGTGCAAAGCATCATCATTAAATGTGCGATTGAATCCTGTTTCAATTCGATAAGAAAAGGGCTTAAAAAACTTACTCATTTGTGCGATTGAGGCGATTGAGAGGATATTAAATTGATAGAGGGTTGGTGCGCTAGAGGCGGTTTTGCTTGTATCATAATAGCCTAAGACACGCATAAACTCGATTTGTGCTCCCTTAAGATAACCCTTGTCATTATCAGTCAAATCGTGAAAAGTTATCCTAAAATCAAGTGCGGGGTGCGCTCCCTGCGCATTTGTAAGAACCATAGGCGTGATTCTTAGGCTTTGATTGCCCTCAAGCGGATTTGGAGGGCGTGTGGGGATAAAGGGCGGTGTATTTGCGCCAAGTGTGGAGCGCGTGGAGGCAATATTATGCGCGATTTGCGTGTAAGATTCTTTTTCCAACCTACCCTTTAGGAATCTATACTCGCTAAATTCAAGCGCGGATTCTAAAATGTATTGCTTTTGCTTAAGTGAAAGATGAGAATCTTGGGTTATATCCTCTGGGACTTTTTTGCCCTTTGCAAGGGCTTTGCTTAGACTCACTTGTGAGTGATTCATCACTTTTTCATAGGCGAGGAGTTTGGCGCGTTTGCTTGGACGATAGGCTGCCTTAGTAATGAGATTTGCATTTTTTAGGGCAAAAAGAGTTTCTGGCGGATTGACTTGATAGACAAAAGTATCACGCAAATGCAGGCTAGGGCGTGCGACTTCGAGTAGCCATAGGATATTGTAAGAGCAATTTTTGTCGAAAAAATAATACCAGCTAAATGCATCGCTTAACTCCCAAATATGATTGTAAAGCCGTGTGATTTCTTCACTACTTAGGTTAAGCTCATATTCCCACATATCACGGGATTCTACATTGGCGTATTCTTTGATTTTATCATAGTAGGGTAGGATAGAGTAACTCCCAGTATAAAATCCAAAGAGCCCACTAAAAGCGAATTTAATGGGATTTTCTTTATTTTGGTCGGCGTCTGCTTGGTAGTTTATCGCAAAGGCGAGTAGGCGCGAATTAAAACTTGAATCGAGGAGTAAAAATGTATGTCCAAACATTGAAGCAGGTGAGTTGATATGTGCGGAGGGGAATACGATACTTGCCTTTGAGGGCGCGATATATTTGCGCGTAACCTCATAATCCACGCAATTCACTTTGGGTAAATCTGCAAAATCAAGCTTAGAGGCTAAAAAGGCAAATCGCGCGGGGAAGCGACATAGCGCGTGGTAGTCCTCCGCGTCAATGGAGCGTGTGGGGAGCTTAATATCATTCTCCTCATACTCGATGATTTGTTTGAGACGCTTTTGCCTAATTGCTTCGGGGACGACAATAGATGAGATTGGCTGATAGAATGCGCGGATAGTAGATTCTAATTCATCTTGTGCGATATTTTTAGATTCGCCAAATTGTGGTGTGAGGAAAAAATAGGGCGAGACAATTTCGCTTTTATTGCCATCAATATGTAGCAAGTCTCGCCACTCTTTAGAATCTGCGATATTTAAAGCTTTGGTTTTGGCGATAAGGCTATCAATGATTAGGGAAGTTTGAGCTTGTGTATCTTGGGCTAATTGTGTGTGTTTCTCTTGCGAATCTGCGGTAAATTGGGTATTTTGTGCGTTTTTAGATTCTGAATCTGTGCTTACTTGGGGTATGTGTGAATCTTGTAGTGTTTGTATTTCTTGTGCTAGAGTAGGGTATGCACACATAACAATAATAAAAAAGAGTTTGGAATAAGTCGAGCTAAAAGACATAAAAGAAAGGGGGCAAAGCTCCTAAGAGCTTTGCGCGTGGGATTATAAACTCGCTACGCCATCAAGCACATCTGTGCTTTGCGCGTCTTTGCTTGTGTAGAGTTTGTGATAATTTTCTTGGAGTGCTACCTTAAAGCTTTCTTTGTCGCTTACATCAAGGAGTTCTACAAGTGTGTCAAGGTGTTCACCTCTGCCTTGAGCAATCTCTTGAGAAAGAGCATCCATATTTGCAGCTACAAATTCTTGTGTGCGGCTATCCATTACGATTTTGCCAGATTTACAGCCTGATGTTCCAGAAGTAATACCAAAAGTTTGAGTTCCTGTTGAGTTATTTGTTGTTATTTGAAATAAAT from Helicobacter typhlonius includes these protein-coding regions:
- a CDS encoding tetratricopeptide repeat protein — translated: MRKIHSLVLIVLFGLAQGCANNAKGSRADSYPLESMVEVSQNTQEELQNMQKTLQNAYVAQNTQEELEKAYNAWQNGEFSKAIRLYENACYDGNMGACHAIGTLYFQGSGVAQNYSMSASYYNKACEGGFMMSCSSLGILHHFGLGVRQDYALALELYTNACQSGYGRACNNLGVMFEEGLGVKTDYKQAGVYYADACLARDDRACFNLADLLYEGKGMKKNIHRAMEFYGLACDFGMQEGCEAYKHIKLKGGGK
- a CDS encoding tetratricopeptide repeat protein — translated: MRILAILCVALSMGFGAYLADENMNEYESMEMRQRLAPYLSSCYEGIPGDCYMAAHEYMKGENGVQWYSKAAIYYKMACDGGVLKACSNLGILYQNGLGVKQSYDVSVQLYRLACSRAEADGCNNLGVLSEEGIFVSKNYTDALTLYHRACMGGSVAGCMNLGEMYEKGKGVARNKEVALEFYAQACYMGYQPGCEMYNSKR
- a CDS encoding Lnb N-terminal periplasmic domain-containing protein — its product is MCAYPTLAQEIQTLQDSHIPQVSTDSESKNAQNTQFTADSQEKHTQLAQDTQAQTSLIIDSLIAKTKALNIADSKEWRDLLHIDGNKSEIVSPYFFLTPQFGESKNIAQDELESTIRAFYQPISSIVVPEAIRQKRLKQIIEYEENDIKLPTRSIDAEDYHALCRFPARFAFLASKLDFADLPKVNCVDYEVTRKYIAPSKASIVFPSAHINSPASMFGHTFLLLDSSFNSRLLAFAINYQADADQNKENPIKFAFSGLFGFYTGSYSILPYYDKIKEYANVESRDMWEYELNLSSEEITRLYNHIWELSDAFSWYYFFDKNCSYNILWLLEVARPSLHLRDTFVYQVNPPETLFALKNANLITKAAYRPSKRAKLLAYEKVMNHSQVSLSKALAKGKKVPEDITQDSHLSLKQKQYILESALEFSEYRFLKGRLEKESYTQIAHNIASTRSTLGANTPPFIPTRPPNPLEGNQSLRITPMVLTNAQGAHPALDFRITFHDLTDNDKGYLKGAQIEFMRVLGYYDTSKTASSAPTLYQFNILSIASIAQMSKFFKPFSYRIETGFNRTFNDDALHYFAAFGGGASVNLWNLGYGYYLLEPTFFVNTSKQADFALSQVVGLVLSDNNRLKATLEYKFKAYDTRHFSHQLDSSISVNLVQNLALLASVRTLKNDTAQYFRPAYMFGLRMYF
- a CDS encoding DUF3015 family protein, encoding MKKVLVSLALSAGLATGAFAAANSNTGCGLGSLLIDKQGLIWNLFQITTNNSTGTQTFGITSGTSGCKSGKIVMDSRTQEFVAANMDALSQEIAQGRGEHLDTLVELLDVSDKESFKVALQENYHKLYTSKDAQSTDVLDGVASL